From a region of the Zingiber officinale cultivar Zhangliang chromosome 4B, Zo_v1.1, whole genome shotgun sequence genome:
- the LOC121975210 gene encoding serine/threonine-protein kinase UCN-like produces the protein MDEKVVLDLNQIRAVRVLGRGAMASVFLVSAAPGSRLPTLFALKVFDKQSAVKPHALRRARWELSLLSRLSAAPGDHHHPFLPSLLGSVETPDLLAWAIPFCPGGDLHALRRSLSPSNEEAFSADAIRFYLSEIVTALGHLHSMRVAYRDLKPENVLLRSSGHIMLADFDLSRHLPARSTTHSSLPPPLPSDNHSHAPRRKLTRVFSFGAADDQIKKGRSARVSPASRRRTSSSSISKSREGSGGDDERSFSFVGTEEYVAPEVVRGEGHGFAVDWWALGILAYEMAYGQTPFRGRNRKETLRNILTLPPMFPGRRRTDLTDLIERLVVKDPERRLGFSGGEEEVKAHPFFDGVKWELLPEVARPPFLALVIDEEEEVERQNCNDVRDYLKELRQRERLVPPSRSSESLEGF, from the coding sequence ATGGATGAGAAGGTGGTGTTGGATTTGAACCAGATCAGGGCGGTTCGCGTCCTGGGCCGTGGAGCCATGGCCTCGGTCTTCCTCGTCAGCGCCGCACCCGGCAGTCGCCTCCCCACGCTCTTCGCCCTCAAGGTGTTCGACAAGCAGTCCGCCGTCAAACCCCACGCTCTCCGCCGCGCCCGCTGGGAGCTATCCCTATTGTCCCGCCTCTCCGCCGCTCCCGGTGATCACCACCACCCGTTTCTCCCTTCCCTCCTTGGCTCCGTCGAGACGCCAGACCTCCTCGCTTGGGCGATCCCCTTCTGCCCCGGCGGCGACCTCCACGCCCTCCGCCGCTCCCTTTCTCCTTCCAACGAGGAGGCGTTCTCCGCGGACGCGATCCGCTTCTACCTCTCGGAAATCGTCACCGCTCTCGGCCACCTCCACTCCATGCGCGTCGCCTACCGCGACCTCAAGCCAGAGAACGTCCTCCTCCGTTCATCCGGCCATATTATGCTCGCCGATTTCGATCTCTCCCGCCACCTCCCTGCCAGATCGACCACCCACTCCTCCCTTCCTCCTCCACTTCCCTCCGACAACCACAGCCACGCCCCCCGGAGGAAACTCACACGCGTGTTCTCCTTCGGCGCCGCGGACGACCAGATCAAGAAAGGGAGGTCGGCAAGAGTCTCCCCGGCGAGTCGCCGTAGGACGAGTTCCTCGTCCATCTCGAAATCCAGAGAAGGATCCGGTGGTGACGACGAGCGGTCGTTCTCGTTCGTGGGGACGGAGGAGTACGTGGCGCCGGAAGTGGTGCGCGGCGAAGGGCACGGCTTCGCGGTGGACTGGTGGGCGCTTGGGATCCTGGCGTACGAAATGGCATACGGACAGACGCCCTTCCGGGGGCGGAACAGGAAGGAGACGTTGCGCAACATTCTTACGCTGCCGCCAATGTTCCCAGGCCGGCGGCGCACCGATCTCACTGACCTTATCGAGCGGCTCGTGGTCAAGGACCCGGAGAGGAGACTAGGGTTTAGTGGGGGTGAGGAGGAGGTGAAGGCGCACCCTTTCTTCGATGGGGTGAAATGGGAGCTTTTGCCAGAGGTGGCGCGGCCTCCGTTCCTGGCGCTGGTAATTGACGAGGAAGAGGAAGTGGAGCGGCAGAATTGCAACGACGTCCGCGACTATCTAAAGGAGCTCCGGCAACGAGAGCGACTGGTGCCACCGTCGAGGTCGTCGGAGTCGTTGGAGGGGTTCTGA